In the genome of Desulfobulbaceae bacterium, the window ATTGATTTTTCTCGACAACCCCAACAACCCCACCGGAACCATTTTTGGCAAAAAAGAGTTTGAAGCATTCCTAAGTCAGGTGCCAGACCATGTTGTAACCGTGCTTGACGAAGCCTACATCGATTTCACCGATCCATCTCAACGCATTGATATTCGGACTTATCTCAATGGCGACCAGCCCGTTGTCGGTCTACGGACCTTTTCCAAGGCTTACGGCTTAGCCGGATTGCGAGTTGGATACGGACTCATGCCACCTCAGATCGCTGATTGCCTCCACCGAGTAAGAGGGCCCTTCAACGTCAACAGCCTGGCCCAGGTCGGAGCCATCGCGGCCTTGAAAGATACAGAACATTACGACAACACCTTGGCCATGACCAGAAACGGTATCTCCTGGCTCACGGAACGGTTATCGACGATAGGACTTTCCCCTCTACCCACACACACCAATTTTTTTCTGGTCGATCTCCATCGGGATAGCAAGAATTTCTACCAAGCGCTGCTCCAAAAAGGGGTGATCGTCAGACCGATGTCGGCCTATGCCTTACCGACATTTATCCGCATCACTGTAGGTACCGCGACAGAAAACGAGCGCCTGTTACGGGCAATAACCGACACCTTGGCCGAACTGAACTAATGTCACCCCTATCACAAATTATTACCATTGATGGCCCCTCCGGTTCCGGAAAGAGCACAATCAGCCGCCTCCTGGCCCAACGCCTCGGGATCACCTTTCTGGATACCGGAGCCATGTACCGTGCTGTTGGTCTTGCCGCCTCCCGTCAAGGCTTGGATCTTACCGACACGGATGCTGTCAAACAACTGATGGCGAACATTGACCTGCAAATGCTTCCCGGTGTGATCGAATCCCAGGTTATCATGAACGGCGAAGATGTCTCGGATGCCATCCGTACCGCAGACATGGGAATGATGGCCTCAAAAGTTTCAGCCCTTGGTGAGGTCCGTCAAAACCTGAC includes:
- a CDS encoding histidinol-phosphate transaminase, yielding MKLTIPDHIKHLVPYPPGKPLEELEREYGITGSIKMASNENSLGPSPKAVQAISAALTNLHRYPDGSCYYLGQALANNLGVQPEQIVFGNGSDEIIALLAAALVMPGDEVISSKPSFLVYPKVAQAQGGINRIVPLDGMRHDLKSILEQITDRTRLIFLDNPNNPTGTIFGKKEFEAFLSQVPDHVVTVLDEAYIDFTDPSQRIDIRTYLNGDQPVVGLRTFSKAYGLAGLRVGYGLMPPQIADCLHRVRGPFNVNSLAQVGAIAALKDTEHYDNTLAMTRNGISWLTERLSTIGLSPLPTHTNFFLVDLHRDSKNFYQALLQKGVIVRPMSAYALPTFIRITVGTATENERLLRAITDTLAELN
- a CDS encoding (d)CMP kinase: MSPLSQIITIDGPSGSGKSTISRLLAQRLGITFLDTGAMYRAVGLAASRQGLDLTDTDAVKQLMANIDLQMLPGVIESQVIMNGEDVSDAIRTADMGMMASKVSALGEVRQNLTSLQKALGAKQAVVAEGRDMGTVVFPTAKHKFFLSATADERARRRTAQLHEKGLEANGNEILEQIKQRDHDDSRRSLAPLKPADDAVIIDSSTMTIEDVVQFMVDRITKP